AAAATATAAAATGCACATTATAATAAATGATAATATAGATAAGATAAGAACATTGTGTGTAAGTCATAATGTAAAAACCTTATTTGCATTTGGTTCTGTATGTACTGATAACTTCAATGATTCAAGTGATATTGATTTGTTAATTTCTTTCAACCCAATGGATTATGGAGATTATGCAGATAATTATTTTTCTGTAGCTGATAAGTTCGAAGAGATTTTTAATAGACATGTTGATTTAGTAACAGATAAATCTCTTTCAAATCC
This region of Bacteroidales bacterium genomic DNA includes:
- a CDS encoding nucleotidyltransferase domain-containing protein, which encodes MHIIINDNIDKIRTLCVSHNVKTLFAFGSVCTDNFNDSSDIDLLISFNPMDYGDYADNYFSVADKFEEIFNRHVDLVTDKSLSNPFFIDSVNQTKTLLYG